ACAGCCCAAGCTGCGCCACGACCGTTACCACCAGCATCACAATCACAATCACCGGCACCTGGCCGAGCAGGCTGAACGCGTCGGGGATCACGCCCTCCGCCATGTCGCCGCTCGGCAGAACCATGTTCTGGGTGATGGAACCGCCGTAGCTGTAGGTCATCGCGACGCCCTGAATCACAAACAGGCTGGCAAGCGTGGCGAGCATGTCGGGGATTTTCAGCACCACAATCAGAAACGCGTTAAACAGCCCGACCAGCGTGCAGAGCGCAAGCGTGATGACAATCGCCTCCGTTGTGCCGAAGCCGTACCAGACGAACAGCGAGATCACCAGCGCATTGGCCAGCGACGCCGTCGAGCCCACCGAGAGATCGAACCCGCCGATGGTCAGCGAGATGGAGACGCCGATGGCGATCACCGTCACGATGGCGATGGAGCGCAGAATGTTGACGATGTTGAACGGATCGAGAAAGTTGTCCGAGGCGATGCCGAACAGCGCGACCAGCGCCACGACCGTCAGCAACATCCCCCACTTATAGAAAAACTCAAACAGCTGGTGGCGCGCCGACGGCGTGCTCTTCAGGGTTGCGGCCTTGCTCACGCGGGGGTTCCTCCGGTGGAATAGAGTAATAAGGTTTCTTCGCTGGCGTCGCGGCCATCCAGCTCCGCCACGATGCGCCCGTCCCACAGCACGCAGATGCGGTCGCACAGGCCCACCAGTTCGGCGAACTCGCCGGAGGCGTAAATAATGCCCTTGCCCTGACGGGCGAGCCCGTCAATCAGGTTGAAGAGATCGGTTTTGGCTTTCACGTCCACGCCCTTCGTCGGCTCGTCGAAAATCAGCACGTCGCTATTGCCGCGCAGCCATTTGCCGATAGCCACTTTCTGCTGGTTGCCGCCGGAAAGCCTGCGAAGCCGCTGCTCCGGCCCACTCGCGCGAATACCGAGACGCGAAATCACCTCCTGCGCCCAGCGCCAGGCGTCGCGGCGACCAAACAGCCCCCAGCGGGTAAAGCTGCCGTCGGCGCTGGCGGCGAGATTCATCGCGATCGGCTCGTCGATAAAAATGCCCTCTTTGCGCCGCTCTTCCGGCACCAGCGCCAGCCCGCGCGCCACCGAATCGGCCGGATCGGTGGGCCGCCACGGACGCCCCGCAAGCTCGCCCTGGCGCAGCGTGCTTTTGCTCGCGCCAAAGAGCGCCTTGCACAGCTCCGTTTTGCCGGCACCGGCCAGCCCGGCGATGCCCAGGATCTCCCCTTTGCGCAGGCGCAGCGAAATATCCTGGAGCAGCGTGTCGTCATGCAGCCCGTCCACCGCCAGCAATACGGCATCGCCAGGCGTGGGGCGGCGCGGCGGGTAGAGCGTGTCGAGCGCATGTCCCAGCATTTTCTCGACGATCTGCGGGCCGGAGAGCGACGCCATCGGCCCGCTCTCAATCAGCCTGCCGTCGCGCAGCACCGTCAGGGTGTCGCAGATGGCTTTCAGCTCATGAATGCGGTGCGAGATAAACACCACGCCCATGCCCTGCGCCTGGAGGCGTCTGACCACCGCGAACAGGCGCTCGCTTTCGTGCTGATCGAGCGGCGCGGTCGGTTCATCGAGGATCAGGTAACGGCAGTGATGCGAAAGCGCGCGCGCCAGCAGCACATGCTGTTTTTCGGCAAGCGAGCAACTGTCGATACGACGATTAACGTCCATTTCTACATCAAGCTGCGCCAGCGCCGCACGGGCGCGGCGGCGGGTTTCCCCCCAGCGGTAGCGCAGCCCGCCTTCGCGCAGGCTGTCGAGCATAATGTTTTCCGCGACGCTCAGCCCCGGCACCAGCGCGGCGTCCACTTCCTGCTGCACCAGATGAATGCCGAGCGCTTTGGCGTCGCGCGGCGAGCGGATGTGTACGGGTTCGCCATCCAGCAGGATCTGGCCCTGATAGTGATCCCAGGCGCCGGAGAGCACCGCCATCAGCGTCGATTTTCCGGCGCCGTTCGCCCCGGTGAGCGCGTGTACGGACCCCGCGCGCAGGGTGAAATCCACCTGCGTCAGCGCCGGAAAGCCGCTAAAGGCCAGGAATATCGCGCGCATCTCAAGGCGCTGGTTCAGGGACATAGCGGGCCGTCTCCACATGAATGATTAATCAGTTAAGCCAATCATTCACGCGGATATATCCGCTTGCAATGAATGAATCAGCATAAGATAAAGCAAAAAATTATTAGCCGTCCAGATGTCTGGACGTAATATTAGAATTTTTCAGGTTGCCGCTGCGTTTCGCCGCCAACGTGAAAAAATTGCATGCGCGCGGGCGAGAATAATCAGACGTCCGGACGGCTTTCTGTGGCAGGATGGAAAAAAAGACAAGGACAACTCTCATGAGCGATACCGATATCCGCGTGGTTCCCGGCCCGGCAAACTATTACTCCCACCCAGGCGCGCTGGCGCGCCTGGGCGATTTTTACACCCCGGCGCAACTCGCGCGCGCGGTCTGGGTCTATGGCGAGCGGGCGATGGCCGCCGCGCGCCCTTTTCTCACAGACGCCATTGACGCGCCCGGCGCCACGCGGATTTTGTTTCGCGGGCACTGCAGCGAAAGCGATGTGAACGCGCTTGCGGCCCAGGCGGGCGATGACCGCGCGGTCGTGATTGGCGTGGGCGGCGGCGCGCTGCTGGATACCGCCAAAGCGCTGGCGCGACGCCTTGGCCTGCCGGTGGTCGCCATTCCGACCATCGCCGCCACCTGCGCCGCCTGGACGCCCCTCTCCGTCTGGTATAACGACGCCGGTCAGGCGCTACATTTTGAGATTTTCGACGACGCCAACCATCTGGTGCTGGTGGAGCCGGAGATTATCCTGCGCGCGCCGGCGGAATACCTGCTCGCGGGCATCGGCGACACGCTCGCCAAATGGTATGAAGCCGTGGTGCTGGCGCCTGCGCCCGCCACCCTGCCGCTCACTGTGCGGCTCGGCCTTAACGCGGCGCTCGCCATTCGTGACGTGCTGCTGGAGCAGAGCGAGGAGGCGCTCGCCAGTCAGCATCGCGGCGCGCTGACGCAGGATTTCCGCGATGTGGTGGACGCCATCATCGCGGGCGGCGGCATGGTCGGCGGGCTTGGCGAGCGCTATACGCGCGTGGCGGCGGCCCATGCGGTACACAACGGCCTGACCGTACTGCCGCAGACGGAAAAATATCTGCACGGCACCAAAGTGGCGTATGGCATTCTGGTGCAGAGCGCCCTGCTCGGTCAGGACGAGGTGCTGGCGCAGCTTATTGACGCCTGGCGGCGCTTCAGGCTGCCCACCACGCTTGCAGAGCTGGATGTCGATATTCATAACGCGGCGGAGCTGGACCGCGTTATCGCCCACACGCTGCGCCCGGTGGAATCGATCCACGCCCTGCCGGTGGCGCTATCGCCCGCAGCCCTGCGCGCGGCCTTTGAAAAAGTGGAGCACTTCGCCCGCTAACTAAATCGCACAGGGTGCGATGCCACTTTTTGCGAAATCCCTGTAGGCTTAAACCTCTCTCACGCGGCGATAACCCTTCTTTCACGCCGCGTTTTTATACGTTCGGGATGGTTTATGGCTTCTGTACACTCTGACGGCGGCGCGTCGCTGCTGGCGCACCGTTCGTTTGTCGCCTTCTGGCTGGCGCGAACCTGCTCCGGCTTTGGTTTCCAAATGTTATCTATCGTGGTGGGCTGGCAGATTTACGCCCTCACCCACAGCGCCTTTTATCTCGGCCTGATAGGCCTGGTGCAGTTTCTTCCGTCCGTGACGCTGGCGCTCTGGGCGGGGCACATTGCCGATCAGCGCGATCGCCGCCGGGTGGTGCTTATCGGCCAGCTGGTGGAGTGGCTCGCCATCGCCGCGCTGGCCGCCGCCACCGTGGCGCATCTCGCAGACGTGAAGATTATCCTCGGGCTGATTTTTATTATTTCCGTCGCCAAAGTGATGGAAGCGCCGTCGTTGCAGTCGATGCTGCCGGCGCTGGTGCCGCCCGCCCTGCTGGCGCGCGCCACGGCGGCGAGCGCGGTATCCAGCCAGGCGGCGATGATTATGGGCCCGGCGCTGGGCGGGCTGCTGTATGTCTTCGGCGCGCAGGTGGTGTATGCGCTGACCGCCGTGCTGTATCTCATTTCTGTCGCGATGGTGAGCCGCCTGCGCTATGAACAGGCTCCGCCTGCGCGCCAGCCTGCGAGTCTCGCCACGCTCTTTGCGGGCGTGAAGTTTATCCGCGAGCGCCCGGACGTGCTGGGCGTGATTTCGCTCGATCTCTTTGCGGTGCTGCTGGGCGGCGCTACCGCGCTGCTGCCGATTTACGCCCACGATATTCTGCACACCGGCCCGTGGGGGCTGGGGCTGCTGCGCGCCGCGCCTGCCGTCGGCGCGCTGCTGGTGGGCTTCTGGCTAAGCCGCCGGTCGCTTGAGAAGCATGTCGGGATGATCATGTTTTTGTCGGTGGCGGGCTTTGGCGTGGCGACGCTGGTGTTTGCGCTCTCCAGCAACCTGTGGCTGTCGCTTATCGCGCTCTTCGCGACAGGCGGGTTTGATATGGTGAGCATGGTTATCCGCGGCGCGCTGGTGCAGCTCGATACCCCCAACGAAATGCTCGGGCGCGTGAACGCCGTTAACTCGATATTTATTAACACCTCGAACCAGCTTGGCGAATTTGAATCCGGCATGCTGGCGGCGCTGCTGGGCACCGTTCCCGCTGCGGCCATCGGCGGTATCGGCACGCTGGTGGTGGTCGGGCTCTGGATGCGCCTGTTCCCGTCGCTGCGTAAACGCCAGCGCCTCGAAGAGACAACCGCCTGATGCCACAACGCAACGCCTTCTCCGGAAGGCGTTTTTGCGAGACGTCACGAAGAACCTTTCCCTGCCGCTTTCCTCCTCTCCTTACCCGGTTTAACGTTCCCGCATAAGAAAATGCTTTTCAGATAAAAGCTTATATTCTTATATTTTACTTATAACCTGAAAACAGATAGAGTGAGGGAACGCCATGGAGATCAGATGGACGAAGCGGGCATACAAGCAACTCGGTGCCCTACCGGAAAGCGACAGGCTCACTATCTATAAGAAGGTTGCCGCGCTCGCCATTGAAGACGCCAGGCTGGACATCATAAAACTGGCGGGGCTGAAACCCCGTTACCGGCTGCGCGTGGGAAGTTATCGGGTTATTTACGAGCGTGTGGCGGGCGTTCCGGTCATCTGCCTTATTCTGGAAGTTAAACGCAGAACCACGACCACTTATCTTAATTAACGGGGGGTTAGATATGCTCAATGCACAAATTATTCATGATAAACAGGGCAAACCCGAGTATGCGGTCATCCCTTATGAACTCTATCTGTCTGTGCTGGCGCAGCTGGAAGATGATGAGGCGCTGGGGTCATTGCCTTATGAGCCGGACAGCGACGATGACGTAACGCTGCCGCATGAAGTGGTGGGGATTTCCGTCGAGCAGAACGTGAGTTTACAGGCAGCCTGGCGCATCTGGCGCGGTCTCTCTCAACAGGAAGTGGCGGAAAAACTCGGTATCAGCCAGTCTGCCGTTTCACAGCTGGAATCGCCGGACTCGCGTCCGCAAAAACGCACCCGCGAAAAACTGGCGGCGCTCTATGGCTGCCAGCCGGAACAGCTGGTGCAGTACCGCTGACAGGCGCTTAACAGCACTTCGCGCCGCCTTTTGCGCCGTAGCGGGCGTCCTGGCGTTCGCGGAAGAACTCTTCATAAGTCATCGGCGTCTGGTCAGGGTGGTTCACGCGCATGTGCTCGACGTAGTTGTCGTAGTCGGGCACGCCGATCATCATTTTCGCGGCCTGACCGAGATATTTGCCAGCTTTGGCGAGGGTATCGAACATTTATTCATCCTTATCCGTTGGCCCCTCTCCCGGCGGAAGAGGAAGCCGATGTGATTGATTGTGGCCTGGTGCTGGACGGCGGGTGCGCTTCGCTTACCCACCTTTCCGTCATTCACCAGACCTGACAACCTCAATCAATGCGCGCTTTTCGCCTGCGCCACTACCTGCTCCGCACTGGCGGGCATCGGCTCATACGGCGTCTCGTTGGCGGTCGGCTTATCCTGCTTCAGCGCCGCCAGCGCGGTTTTAACAGAGAACAGCGCCAGCACCACGACCACCACCATAAAGAAAATGGTCAGACCCGCGTCGAGACGGTTATTAAACACCAGCTGGCTCAGTTGCGCCTCGGTGTACTGCGGCGGAATAGTGCCGCTGTCCAGAATCGCCTGGAACTTATTGGCGATGGCGAGGAAGCCCACTTTATTATCCGGGCTAAACGCCTTCTGCCAGCCGGCT
This DNA window, taken from Cronobacter universalis NCTC 9529, encodes the following:
- a CDS encoding MFS transporter, yielding MASVHSDGGASLLAHRSFVAFWLARTCSGFGFQMLSIVVGWQIYALTHSAFYLGLIGLVQFLPSVTLALWAGHIADQRDRRRVVLIGQLVEWLAIAALAAATVAHLADVKIILGLIFIISVAKVMEAPSLQSMLPALVPPALLARATAASAVSSQAAMIMGPALGGLLYVFGAQVVYALTAVLYLISVAMVSRLRYEQAPPARQPASLATLFAGVKFIRERPDVLGVISLDLFAVLLGGATALLPIYAHDILHTGPWGLGLLRAAPAVGALLVGFWLSRRSLEKHVGMIMFLSVAGFGVATLVFALSSNLWLSLIALFATGGFDMVSMVIRGALVQLDTPNEMLGRVNAVNSIFINTSNQLGEFESGMLAALLGTVPAAAIGGIGTLVVVGLWMRLFPSLRKRQRLEETTA
- a CDS encoding oxidoreductase, whose product is MSDTDIRVVPGPANYYSHPGALARLGDFYTPAQLARAVWVYGERAMAAARPFLTDAIDAPGATRILFRGHCSESDVNALAAQAGDDRAVVIGVGGGALLDTAKALARRLGLPVVAIPTIAATCAAWTPLSVWYNDAGQALHFEIFDDANHLVLVEPEIILRAPAEYLLAGIGDTLAKWYEAVVLAPAPATLPLTVRLGLNAALAIRDVLLEQSEEALASQHRGALTQDFRDVVDAIIAGGGMVGGLGERYTRVAAAHAVHNGLTVLPQTEKYLHGTKVAYGILVQSALLGQDEVLAQLIDAWRRFRLPTTLAELDVDIHNAAELDRVIAHTLRPVESIHALPVALSPAALRAAFEKVEHFAR
- a CDS encoding sugar ABC transporter ATP-binding protein, producing the protein MSLNQRLEMRAIFLAFSGFPALTQVDFTLRAGSVHALTGANGAGKSTLMAVLSGAWDHYQGQILLDGEPVHIRSPRDAKALGIHLVQQEVDAALVPGLSVAENIMLDSLREGGLRYRWGETRRRARAALAQLDVEMDVNRRIDSCSLAEKQHVLLARALSHHCRYLILDEPTAPLDQHESERLFAVVRRLQAQGMGVVFISHRIHELKAICDTLTVLRDGRLIESGPMASLSGPQIVEKMLGHALDTLYPPRRPTPGDAVLLAVDGLHDDTLLQDISLRLRKGEILGIAGLAGAGKTELCKALFGASKSTLRQGELAGRPWRPTDPADSVARGLALVPEERRKEGIFIDEPIAMNLAASADGSFTRWGLFGRRDAWRWAQEVISRLGIRASGPEQRLRRLSGGNQQKVAIGKWLRGNSDVLIFDEPTKGVDVKAKTDLFNLIDGLARQGKGIIYASGEFAELVGLCDRICVLWDGRIVAELDGRDASEETLLLYSTGGTPA
- a CDS encoding type II toxin-antitoxin system RelE family toxin is translated as MEIRWTKRAYKQLGALPESDRLTIYKKVAALAIEDARLDIIKLAGLKPRYRLRVGSYRVIYERVAGVPVICLILEVKRRTTTTYLN
- a CDS encoding ABC transporter permease, whose translation is MSKAATLKSTPSARHQLFEFFYKWGMLLTVVALVALFGIASDNFLDPFNIVNILRSIAIVTVIAIGVSISLTIGGFDLSVGSTASLANALVISLFVWYGFGTTEAIVITLALCTLVGLFNAFLIVVLKIPDMLATLASLFVIQGVAMTYSYGGSITQNMVLPSGDMAEGVIPDAFSLLGQVPVIVIVMLVVTVVAQLGLSLTTHGRRMYAIGGNPEAARLSGIRITRYKVAAYVIASLLAGLGGILLASRIGSSQVNAGSGYLMDAVAAAWIGFSLAGSGKPNALGTLVGAVILGVLSNGLVMLSVPYYAMDIIKGLVLAGALAITYIQRR
- a CDS encoding YbdD/YjiX family protein yields the protein MFDTLAKAGKYLGQAAKMMIGVPDYDNYVEHMRVNHPDQTPMTYEEFFRERQDARYGAKGGAKCC
- a CDS encoding helix-turn-helix domain-containing protein, with amino-acid sequence MLNAQIIHDKQGKPEYAVIPYELYLSVLAQLEDDEALGSLPYEPDSDDDVTLPHEVVGISVEQNVSLQAAWRIWRGLSQQEVAEKLGISQSAVSQLESPDSRPQKRTREKLAALYGCQPEQLVQYR